A region of Campylobacter armoricus DNA encodes the following proteins:
- a CDS encoding anaerobic ribonucleoside triphosphate reductase: protein MKIKFITKRDKSQVVFDIFKIKNAIFKANINSTDKKLDNDTLNKLCDEVVSLLDENHTHVEQIQDKVEEVLIKNSLVNTAKSYILYRQKRTQIRNASYDLLSLYDDLTFKDSKDADLKRENANINSDSAMGMMLKYGSEGAKYYVDECILPKHIANAHKNGDIHIHDKDFYMLTQTCCQIDLVKLFENGFSTGHGSLREPNDIRSYASLACIALQANQNEMHGGQSIPNFDFAMAKGVAKTFQKEYINAIKAFFEIKLEQSLDENCFKNANFQAFSEKKCLQELLKLGLNAEKFLEKANAYAYKRALNQTQNATFQAMEALVHNLNTMNSRAGAQVPFSTLNYGTDTSFEGQMVIENLLKATMKGLGNGETPIFPVQIFKIKEGVNYNETDPNYKLFMLAIECASKRLFPNFSFLDASFNAKYYKKGDYNSEVAYMGCRTRVMANVYDESKEITSGRGNLSFTSINLVRLAIEAKGNLDFFYSLLKEKLELVYEQLLHRYKIQCLKKVKNFPFLMGEGIWIDSDTLRENDSVDKVIAHGTLAIGYIGLCESLIALIGSHHGQSQEARDLGLQIVRFMREFVDEKAHKDKLNFSLIATPAEGLSGRFLKLDQKKYGILKGITDKEFYTNSFHIPVDFPISIYEKIQIEAPYHELNNGGHITYVELNGDVSKNLESFKRIIKCMKESNIGYGSINFPLDRDPVCGYSGVIDEFCPKCHRKEDDIKFERIRRITGYLVGTLDRFNDAKKAEVYARIKHNFS from the coding sequence ATGAAGATAAAATTTATTACAAAAAGAGATAAAAGCCAAGTTGTATTTGATATTTTTAAAATCAAAAATGCTATTTTTAAAGCAAATATCAACTCTACGGATAAAAAATTAGATAATGATACTTTAAACAAGCTATGTGATGAGGTTGTATCTTTACTTGATGAAAATCATACTCATGTAGAGCAAATTCAAGATAAAGTAGAAGAAGTTTTGATTAAAAATTCTTTAGTAAATACTGCAAAATCATATATCTTATATCGCCAAAAAAGAACGCAAATTCGTAATGCAAGCTATGATTTACTTAGTTTGTATGATGATTTAACCTTTAAAGATTCCAAAGATGCAGATTTAAAAAGAGAAAATGCCAATATTAATTCAGATAGTGCTATGGGTATGATGTTAAAATATGGTTCAGAAGGTGCAAAATACTATGTGGATGAGTGCATTTTACCAAAACACATAGCAAATGCACATAAAAATGGCGATATACATATACACGATAAAGATTTTTATATGCTAACGCAAACTTGTTGTCAGATTGATTTAGTAAAGCTTTTTGAAAATGGTTTTAGCACAGGGCATGGGAGTTTGCGTGAGCCAAATGATATAAGATCTTATGCTTCTTTAGCATGTATTGCTTTGCAAGCTAATCAAAACGAAATGCATGGAGGCCAGTCTATACCAAATTTTGATTTTGCTATGGCAAAAGGCGTGGCAAAGACTTTTCAAAAAGAGTATATTAATGCCATAAAAGCTTTTTTTGAGATAAAACTAGAGCAAAGCTTAGATGAAAATTGCTTTAAAAATGCTAATTTTCAAGCTTTTAGCGAAAAAAAATGCCTTCAAGAGCTTTTAAAACTTGGTTTAAACGCTGAAAAATTTTTAGAAAAAGCTAATGCCTATGCTTACAAAAGAGCATTAAATCAAACTCAAAATGCTACTTTTCAGGCTATGGAAGCTTTGGTGCATAATCTTAACACCATGAACTCAAGAGCAGGAGCACAAGTGCCTTTTAGCACACTAAATTATGGCACTGATACTTCATTTGAAGGACAAATGGTGATAGAAAATTTGCTTAAAGCTACTATGAAAGGTTTAGGAAATGGCGAAACGCCAATTTTCCCTGTGCAAATTTTTAAAATAAAAGAAGGTGTTAATTATAATGAAACAGATCCAAACTATAAGCTTTTTATGCTTGCTATAGAATGTGCTTCTAAAAGACTTTTTCCAAATTTTAGCTTTTTAGATGCAAGTTTTAATGCAAAATACTATAAAAAAGGTGATTATAATAGCGAAGTAGCTTATATGGGTTGTAGAACTAGAGTCATGGCAAATGTTTATGATGAGAGTAAAGAAATTACAAGTGGCAGAGGAAATTTAAGTTTTACGAGTATAAATCTTGTGCGTTTGGCTATAGAAGCTAAAGGAAATTTGGATTTTTTTTACTCGCTTTTAAAAGAAAAGTTAGAGCTTGTGTATGAACAATTACTTCATAGATATAAAATCCAGTGTTTAAAAAAAGTAAAAAATTTTCCATTTTTAATGGGCGAGGGTATTTGGATAGATTCAGATACTTTAAGAGAAAATGATAGCGTAGATAAAGTTATAGCTCATGGGACTTTGGCTATAGGCTATATAGGACTTTGTGAGAGTTTAATAGCTTTGATAGGTTCTCATCATGGACAAAGTCAAGAAGCAAGGGATTTAGGTTTGCAAATCGTGCGTTTTATGCGTGAATTTGTAGATGAAAAAGCACATAAAGATAAGCTTAATTTTTCTCTTATAGCTACTCCAGCTGAGGGTTTAAGCGGGAGATTTTTAAAGCTAGATCAAAAAAAATACGGTATTTTAAAAGGCATAACTGACAAGGAGTTTTATACTAATTCTTTTCATATTCCTGTAGATTTTCCTATTAGCATATATGAAAAAATTCAAATAGAAGCTCCATACCATGAGTTAAATAATGGCGGACATATTACCTATGTAGAATTAAACGGCGATGTGAGTAAAAATTTAGAAAGTTTTAAACGCATTATAAAATGTATGAAAGAAAGTAACATAGGCTATGGTTCGATTAATTTCCCATTAGATAGAGATCCAGTGTGTGGTTATAGTGGTGTGATAGATGAGTTTTGTCCAAAATGTCATAGAAAAGAAGATGATATTAAATTTGAGCGTATAAGAAGGATCACTGGTTATTTAGTCGGAACACTTGATCGTTTTAATGATGCTAAAAAAGCCGAAGTTTATGCAAGAATTAAGCACAATTTTTCTTAG
- a CDS encoding diacylglycerol kinase encodes MKPKYSLFKNASYALSGIKFLLKDEMAFRIEFAIILPLIFASLFLPVSFLEHFVLVFVLVLILIVEALNSAIEACVDLCTSEFHILAKKAKDCASAGVFFSVVLAIITWSFILFDLVREWMIK; translated from the coding sequence ATGAAACCAAAGTATTCTTTATTTAAAAATGCAAGTTATGCTTTAAGTGGAATTAAATTTTTACTCAAAGATGAAATGGCTTTTAGGATAGAATTTGCTATTATTTTACCTTTGATTTTTGCAAGCTTATTTTTGCCTGTAAGTTTTTTAGAACATTTTGTACTAGTGTTTGTTTTGGTGCTAATTTTAATCGTAGAAGCACTAAATTCTGCCATAGAAGCTTGTGTGGATCTTTGCACGAGCGAATTTCACATCTTAGCCAAAAAAGCAAAAGATTGTGCGAGTGCTGGGGTATTTTTTAGCGTTGTTTTAGCTATAATTACTTGGAGTTTTATTCTTTTTGATTTGGTTAGAGAATGGATGATAAAGTAA
- the sodB gene encoding superoxide dismutase [Fe], which translates to MFELRRLPYEVDAFGDFLSAETFAFHHGKHHQTYVNNLNNLIKDTEFAGKDLVYIIQNSSGGIFNNAAQVYNHDFYFDCIKPKTCCGCGCSLSAEFKAAVEKDFGSMESLKEEFIKGATGVFGSGWFWLVYNTQNQKLELVATSNAATPITEGKIPLLVVDVWEHAYYVDHRNVRPVYLEKFYAHINWEFVAKAYEWAIKEGMNSVSFYANELHPLK; encoded by the coding sequence ATGTTTGAGTTAAGAAGATTACCTTATGAAGTAGATGCTTTTGGAGATTTTTTAAGTGCAGAAACTTTCGCATTTCATCATGGCAAACACCACCAAACTTATGTCAATAACCTAAACAATCTTATCAAAGATACTGAATTTGCAGGAAAAGATTTAGTTTATATCATACAAAATTCAAGCGGTGGAATTTTCAATAACGCTGCTCAAGTGTATAATCATGACTTTTATTTTGACTGCATTAAACCAAAAACATGCTGTGGTTGTGGTTGTTCTTTAAGTGCTGAATTTAAAGCAGCAGTAGAAAAAGACTTTGGCTCTATGGAGAGTTTAAAAGAAGAATTTATCAAAGGTGCTACAGGAGTATTTGGTTCTGGTTGGTTTTGGCTAGTTTATAACACTCAAAATCAAAAATTAGAATTAGTGGCTACAAGCAATGCTGCTACACCTATCACTGAAGGTAAAATTCCACTTTTAGTAGTAGATGTATGGGAGCATGCTTACTATGTAGATCACCGCAATGTGCGTCCTGTATATTTAGAAAAATTTTATGCACATATTAACTGGGAATTTGTAGCAAAAGCTTATGAATGGGCTATTAAAGAAGGTATGAATTCAGTAAGTTTTTATGCAAATGAACTTCATCCGCTAAAGTAA
- a CDS encoding autotransporter outer membrane beta-barrel domain-containing protein — protein sequence MFKQVISRGGGIDSKSNQTSSLTNSFNSFVLNKHITHNNLSFTKKTFLSLATISFLATCANASITTINDKVSNGSITIANARSNISRDISGGGCSGTICTIETTQNNGVTISGNNGGTLTITDKGSITNNNKYGSGVLINGSATNVNINNSGTIDSTNTNNQSGNGISVEGNNNNNITITNSGSINSGTFNGIEIKGSNNTINNLTNSGTITGKGNGISVNGSNNVIKTLDNSGSIKSINIINSGNINTLNNAGSIGWVNVVRGTIDNFTNNGQVAGIKVEVATIKYMNNQKDIISSATDGIFLHAGTIDRFDNSGVITGNQNGIRLEKNPSQLSGTIKTLNNTGSIIGKNGHGINVAGSKDSLHTLNNQGYIYGKNSGIYVSGQWGIVGKISTIKNQGTIIGSQYGINSVSFNGKVASTIENIFNEGTILGQISGIHLNAHNQYINNHILLQGPNALIAGGKAGIHNKGTIGVNNNGTSVNNGNVIDLKNGATIASLKQEKDALKYDESGTAILNEGTIKGNISLDKSFIYGSVYNKNTIGGNISLNNKSYISSINNQKNIQGSIDLKEQSHINSILNNGTIEKGISLDKSTIGSIENSGIIGNGGIKLNNESKIGSITNNKNAKTDLDLKNNSIVDLVKNEGTMEITKDETSSINAFDNNGNLLSKFENNSQMQAIINNNNAIMEQGLENTGSIAAINNAGTITGINNTFNKITKDDIKKGTIGTIVNTGIIGNEASPLATQDITYGINNSGTIEKLINSSGDINNPNTDKDIHIYGGINNSGYIDIFNTGNIHGGITNSGTLILSNGHIHSGNGSTQASWHGGFIGKNNNGYHIENNDNGKVSIDGWYFNDLEYKGTTQEDIANRLENAIIVGGNNIGGISADKIYVNTSKLKLNTIYDANTFFIDENGKVIGDKINNNAGVNANNIHSLSGIYDFLGLGEGRYIANVNVSELSGKTLAKSMVYSARLRNINISNILRDTTAKNFQTEFSQVLDMELSKKGEAYGNDADLLAELEDIFIPNKNPNAKNHSFLIPYYNHSSIKIGNSVGQLSANTTGLIGGSLRELPNDYGTIGFYLGYEDASKEQATQRLKFDDKTYYGGLTYYGVLARDGIDQYYISASTRFDYTTTDIEKTYKNIPATIESDTQTYGYGIDVKVGANYYNTLEIARITPEIGLSYYGMSNKNFSLKHIDGLREHYLAEQFNFIDASAALKWYKPWSDKLRSNVTIGAIVNLYEDAKGNLRLGANHFTTEVQTSKYYGFGQLGLSYNIANNADLSLNYAGAFTFDNTTSHTMFLKLGLWW from the coding sequence ATGTTTAAACAAGTTATTTCACGGGGGGGGGGTATTGATTCTAAATCAAACCAAACTTCATCTTTAACTAATTCTTTTAATTCGTTTGTTTTAAACAAACATATTACACATAATAATCTTTCTTTTACTAAAAAAACTTTTTTATCTTTAGCAACTATATCTTTTTTAGCTACCTGTGCTAATGCTAGTATTACAACTATTAATGATAAAGTTTCTAATGGTAGTATAACTATTGCTAATGCTAGAAGCAATATATCAAGAGATATTAGTGGTGGTGGTTGTAGTGGAACAATTTGTACTATAGAAACCACTCAAAATAATGGAGTAACTATAAGTGGTAATAATGGTGGAACTTTAACCATTACAGATAAGGGAAGTATAACTAATAATAATAAATATGGTAGTGGAGTTTTAATTAATGGCAGTGCTACTAATGTAAATATTAATAATAGTGGAACTATTGATTCTACAAATACAAATAATCAAAGTGGTAATGGTATTAGTGTAGAAGGAAATAACAATAATAATATTACTATAACTAATAGTGGAAGTATCAATAGTGGTACTTTTAATGGAATTGAAATTAAAGGTAGTAATAATACTATAAACAATCTTACCAATAGTGGAACTATAACTGGTAAAGGTAATGGTATAAGTGTTAATGGTAGCAACAATGTAATTAAAACTTTGGATAATAGTGGAAGTATAAAAAGTATCAACATTATTAATTCTGGTAATATTAATACATTAAATAATGCTGGAAGTATTGGATGGGTTAATGTGGTCAGGGGCACTATAGATAACTTTACTAATAATGGACAAGTAGCTGGGATAAAAGTTGAAGTTGCTACTATAAAATATATGAACAATCAAAAAGATATAATCTCTAGTGCAACTGATGGTATATTTTTACACGCTGGAACTATAGATAGGTTTGATAATTCAGGTGTTATTACTGGCAATCAAAATGGTATAAGATTGGAAAAAAATCCTTCTCAACTCTCTGGAACTATTAAAACTTTAAATAATACTGGTAGCATTATTGGGAAAAATGGTCATGGGATTAATGTAGCTGGAAGCAAGGATAGTTTACATACTTTAAATAATCAAGGCTATATTTATGGGAAAAATTCTGGGATTTATGTTAGTGGTCAATGGGGTATTGTTGGTAAAATAAGTACTATAAAAAATCAAGGAACTATTATAGGTAGTCAATATGGAATTAACTCGGTTAGTTTCAATGGTAAAGTTGCTTCAACTATTGAAAATATTTTTAATGAAGGAACAATATTAGGACAAATATCAGGTATCCACCTAAATGCCCATAATCAATACATTAATAATCATATCCTTCTACAAGGTCCTAATGCTCTCATAGCAGGTGGTAAAGCAGGCATACATAATAAAGGAACCATAGGTGTAAATAATAATGGAACTTCTGTAAATAATGGTAATGTTATTGACTTAAAAAATGGCGCAACCATAGCTAGCCTAAAACAAGAAAAAGATGCCCTAAAATATGATGAAAGTGGCACAGCTATACTTAATGAAGGAACTATCAAAGGTAATATCTCTTTAGATAAATCTTTCATTTATGGAAGTGTTTATAATAAAAACACCATAGGTGGTAATATATCTTTAAATAATAAATCTTATATTAGCTCTATAAACAATCAAAAAAATATTCAAGGCTCTATAGACTTAAAAGAACAATCTCACATTAATAGTATTTTAAATAATGGAACTATAGAAAAAGGAATAAGTCTTGATAAAAGTACTATAGGCTCTATAGAAAATTCAGGCATTATAGGTAATGGTGGTATTAAATTAAATAATGAAAGTAAAATAGGCTCTATTACAAACAATAAAAATGCTAAAACTGATTTAGATTTAAAAAACAATTCCATAGTAGATTTAGTAAAAAATGAAGGCACTATGGAAATAACTAAAGATGAAACTAGTTCTATAAATGCCTTTGATAATAATGGTAATTTATTAAGCAAATTTGAAAACAATAGTCAAATGCAAGCTATTATAAATAATAACAATGCTATTATGGAACAAGGCTTAGAAAATACTGGCTCTATAGCTGCTATTAACAATGCAGGAACTATAACAGGTATAAATAATACCTTTAATAAAATAACTAAAGATGATATAAAAAAAGGCACTATAGGCACTATAGTAAATACAGGCATTATAGGTAATGAAGCTAGTCCTTTAGCTACTCAAGATATTACTTATGGTATTAATAATAGTGGCACTATAGAAAAACTTATCAATTCTTCAGGAGATATTAACAATCCTAATACTGATAAAGATATTCATATATATGGTGGTATTAATAATAGTGGTTATATAGATATATTTAATACAGGTAATATTCATGGTGGTATTACCAATAGTGGAACTTTAATCCTTAGTAATGGACACATTCATTCTGGAAATGGTTCTACTCAAGCTTCTTGGCATGGAGGCTTTATAGGTAAAAATAACAATGGCTACCATATAGAAAACAATGACAATGGTAAAGTTAGTATAGATGGTTGGTATTTTAATGATTTAGAATACAAAGGAACTACTCAAGAAGATATAGCAAATAGATTAGAAAATGCCATTATAGTAGGTGGAAATAATATAGGTGGTATTAGTGCAGATAAAATCTATGTAAATACAAGTAAGTTAAAATTAAATACAATCTATGATGCTAATACTTTCTTTATTGATGAAAATGGTAAAGTAATAGGTGATAAAATAAACAATAATGCAGGTGTAAATGCTAATAACATACATAGCTTATCAGGAATTTATGACTTTTTAGGTTTAGGTGAAGGTCGATATATAGCTAATGTTAATGTATCAGAATTAAGTGGTAAAACTCTAGCTAAATCTATGGTATATTCAGCTAGATTAAGAAATATAAATATTTCTAATATATTAAGAGATACTACAGCTAAAAACTTCCAAACAGAATTTTCTCAAGTATTAGATATGGAATTATCTAAAAAAGGTGAAGCTTATGGTAATGATGCTGATTTATTAGCTGAATTAGAAGATATATTTATACCAAATAAAAATCCAAATGCAAAAAACCATTCTTTCTTAATTCCTTATTATAATCATTCATCTATTAAGATAGGAAATAGTGTAGGACAATTAAGTGCTAATACTACAGGTTTAATAGGTGGTTCTTTAAGAGAATTACCAAATGATTATGGTACTATAGGTTTTTATTTAGGTTATGAAGATGCTTCTAAAGAACAAGCCACTCAAAGATTAAAATTTGATGATAAAACTTATTATGGTGGTTTAACTTATTATGGAGTATTAGCAAGAGATGGTATAGATCAATACTATATTAGTGCTAGTACAAGATTTGATTATACTACAACAGATATAGAAAAAACTTATAAAAATATACCTGCTACTATAGAAAGTGATACTCAAACTTATGGTTATGGGATAGATGTAAAAGTAGGTGCTAATTATTATAATACCTTAGAAATAGCTAGAATAACTCCTGAAATTGGTTTGAGTTATTATGGTATGAGTAATAAAAACTTTAGCTTAAAACATATAGATGGTCTAAGAGAGCATTATTTAGCAGAACAATTTAACTTTATAGATGCAAGTGCTGCTTTAAAATGGTATAAACCTTGGAGTGATAAATTAAGATCAAATGTAACTATAGGTGCTATAGTAAATCTTTATGAAGATGCTAAAGGTAATTTAAGATTAGGTGCTAATCATTTTACTACAGAAGTACAAACTTCTAAGTATTATGGCTTTGGTCAATTAGGACTTTCTTATAATATAGCTAATAATGCTGATTTATCACTAAATTATGCAGGAGCATTTACATTTGATAATACTACCTCTCATACTATGTTTTTAAAACTAGGTTTATGGTGGTAA
- a CDS encoding phosphoethanolamine transferase has protein sequence MHLKLSWTKFTLLNTIFIIAFNFPLFEFVYEKIDQNIMLFSAFFGIYFFLVLSILALVFLPYLTKILSIFLLSTCAICSYFVSNYGVLIDDSMIQNVFETDNREFFSYFNFSFALYLLAFVILPSALVILVKIDYQRYIFRKCILFFCSLCLCLGMIFLMSKTLLPFLRSHNIIRMYNLPFYPIYSSIEFTKKKLAGKKELTIISDDAKLKDTNTSKLMILVVGETARASNYSLGGYSINDTNFYTKNEPNLVYFSDVSSCGTATARSLPCMFSRYKRESFNNNLFEENVLDILQKVGVKSIWFGNNSGGCKGNCDRIKHKLIAKDYDESLLTLVRQELENINSNKIIIVHLQGSHGPTYYKRYPDEFKKFTPTCDTNELNTCSQEQIINTYDNTLLYTDFIIKNLIDLLKENPNQEASLLYLSDHGESLGENGLYLHGMPYLIAPKDQKHIPMIFWSKDNKLSQDLQSKKDYKLSQDNLFSSLLGYFGINSKEYEASYDIFSKNLKENSQ, from the coding sequence ATGCACCTAAAACTTTCATGGACAAAATTTACCCTGCTTAATACGATTTTTATCATAGCGTTTAATTTTCCATTATTTGAGTTTGTATATGAAAAGATAGATCAAAATATTATGCTTTTTAGTGCTTTTTTTGGGATTTATTTTTTCTTAGTTTTAAGTATTCTAGCTTTGGTATTTTTACCATATTTAACGAAAATTTTGAGTATATTTTTACTTAGTACTTGTGCAATATGTAGTTATTTTGTAAGTAATTATGGGGTTTTAATCGATGATAGTATGATACAAAATGTATTTGAAACTGATAATAGGGAATTTTTCTCATATTTTAATTTTTCTTTTGCTCTTTATCTTTTAGCTTTTGTAATTTTACCTAGTGCGTTAGTAATTTTAGTAAAAATTGATTATCAAAGATATATTTTTAGAAAATGCATTTTGTTTTTTTGCTCATTGTGTCTTTGCCTTGGAATGATTTTTTTAATGTCAAAAACACTTTTACCTTTTTTAAGATCGCATAATATCATTAGAATGTATAATCTACCTTTTTACCCAATATACTCAAGTATAGAATTTACTAAGAAAAAACTAGCAGGTAAAAAAGAACTTACCATTATTTCAGATGATGCTAAATTAAAAGATACAAATACTTCTAAATTAATGATTTTAGTTGTTGGTGAAACCGCTAGAGCAAGTAATTATTCTTTAGGTGGATACAGCATAAATGATACAAATTTTTATACTAAAAATGAGCCAAATTTAGTGTATTTTAGCGATGTAAGCTCTTGTGGGACTGCTACTGCAAGAAGTTTGCCTTGTATGTTTTCAAGATATAAAAGAGAAAGTTTTAATAATAATTTATTTGAAGAAAATGTTTTAGATATATTACAAAAAGTTGGAGTTAAAAGTATTTGGTTTGGCAATAACTCAGGGGGATGTAAGGGAAATTGTGATCGTATAAAACATAAATTAATTGCAAAAGATTATGATGAAAGCTTACTTACGCTTGTAAGGCAAGAACTTGAAAATATAAATTCAAACAAAATCATCATTGTGCATTTACAAGGCTCTCATGGCCCAACTTATTACAAACGCTATCCAGATGAATTTAAAAAATTTACCCCAACTTGCGATACAAACGAGCTAAATACCTGCTCCCAAGAACAAATCATAAATACCTATGATAACACCTTGCTTTATACAGATTTTATCATCAAAAATCTTATAGATTTACTCAAAGAAAATCCAAATCAAGAAGCTTCTTTGCTTTATTTATCAGATCATGGAGAAAGTTTAGGTGAAAATGGGCTTTATCTACATGGAATGCCTTATTTAATAGCACCAAAAGATCAAAAACACATACCAATGATATTTTGGAGTAAAGATAATAAATTAAGTCAAGATTTACAAAGCAAAAAAGACTACAAACTTTCTCAAGATAATCTTTTTTCAAGTTTGCTGGGGTATTTTGGTATAAATAGCAAAGAATACGAGGCAAGTTATGATATATTTAGCAAAAATTTAAAGGAAAATTCGCAATGA
- a CDS encoding manganese efflux pump MntP family protein codes for MDISSLIILSFALAADAFAVSLCKGFSVKELKLKHYLIVGLYFGGFQALMPAVGYILGASFGSFVEKIDHWIAFILLGAIGGKMIQESFKNDSCKEDSNLFDFKTMIALGIATSIDALAVGVSFAFLKVDLFIALLCIGIITFMMCALALKIGNKFGTYLKSKAEFIGGAILIFLAVKILLEHLS; via the coding sequence ATGGATATTTCAAGCCTAATAATTTTATCTTTTGCTCTAGCTGCAGATGCTTTTGCGGTTTCGCTATGCAAAGGTTTTAGCGTTAAAGAATTAAAATTAAAACATTACTTAATAGTTGGATTGTATTTTGGTGGCTTTCAGGCTTTAATGCCTGCTGTTGGATATATTTTAGGTGCTTCTTTTGGTTCTTTTGTAGAAAAAATTGATCATTGGATTGCTTTTATTCTTCTTGGTGCCATAGGTGGTAAAATGATACAAGAATCATTTAAAAATGATAGTTGCAAAGAGGATTCAAATTTATTTGATTTTAAAACTATGATAGCTCTTGGTATTGCAACTAGCATTGACGCACTTGCAGTTGGAGTAAGTTTTGCTTTTTTAAAAGTGGATTTGTTTATAGCATTATTATGCATAGGTATAATCACTTTTATGATGTGTGCTTTAGCTTTAAAAATAGGTAATAAATTCGGCACTTATCTCAAAAGTAAAGCCGAATTTATAGGTGGTGCTATTTTGATTTTCCTAGCGGTTAAAATTTTATTGGAACATTTATCTTAA
- a CDS encoding exodeoxyribonuclease III, whose protein sequence is MKLLSWNVNGLRAICDKNALDWIDKENIDFIGFQEIKAHEDKFPKRIYEYDFKHMYFNSAKRAGYSGVMSLCNFDSEVKKCEFFDDDEGRVLEHSFKNVVLFNIYFPNGQKDEERLSFKMKFYNDFLVYLNTLLKEGKDIIICGDVNTAHREIDLTHPKANEKTSGFLPIERAWIDELLKLGFIDTFRYINGDVKEKYSWWSYRMKARERNVGWRIDYFFISNGLKDKLKNAFIRDDIFGSDHAPVGIEIDI, encoded by the coding sequence ATGAAATTATTATCATGGAATGTAAATGGCTTAAGGGCGATTTGTGATAAAAATGCACTAGATTGGATAGATAAAGAAAATATAGATTTTATAGGTTTTCAAGAAATCAAAGCACACGAGGATAAATTTCCAAAAAGAATTTATGAGTATGATTTTAAGCATATGTATTTTAATAGTGCTAAAAGAGCAGGATATTCAGGTGTAATGAGCTTGTGTAATTTTGATAGTGAAGTTAAAAAATGTGAATTTTTTGATGATGATGAAGGTAGGGTTTTAGAACATAGCTTTAAAAATGTAGTTTTATTTAATATATATTTTCCAAATGGTCAAAAAGATGAAGAGCGTTTGAGCTTTAAAATGAAATTTTATAATGATTTTTTAGTGTATTTAAATACACTTTTAAAAGAAGGTAAAGATATTATAATATGCGGAGATGTAAATACAGCTCATCGTGAGATAGATCTAACTCATCCAAAAGCAAATGAAAAAACTTCAGGTTTTTTGCCTATTGAGCGTGCTTGGATAGATGAGCTTTTAAAACTTGGATTTATTGATACTTTTAGATATATAAATGGTGATGTTAAAGAAAAGTATTCGTGGTGGAGCTATAGAATGAAGGCAAGAGAAAGAAATGTAGGCTGGAGAATTGATTATTTCTTTATTTCTAATGGTTTAAAAGATAAACTTAAAAATGCCTTCATAAGAGATGATATTTTTGGCTCAGATCACGCTCCTGTAGGGATTGAAATAGATATTTAA
- the nrdG gene encoding anaerobic ribonucleoside-triphosphate reductase activating protein: MQELSTIFLRLAGIEKESIVDGYGLRYVIFTQGCPHHCKGCHNPQTHDFNKGYLQDLASLYDEICKNPLLQGVTFSGGEPFMQAKNLSILAKYIKNLGLDITIYTGFTYEELLQNKQTKKLLFLADILVDGKFILEQKDLSLKFKGSANQRIIDIAKSLEQDKIILLEK, encoded by the coding sequence ATGCAAGAATTAAGCACAATTTTTCTTAGACTAGCCGGTATTGAAAAAGAATCCATAGTCGATGGTTATGGTTTGCGTTATGTGATTTTTACTCAAGGGTGTCCTCATCATTGCAAAGGTTGTCATAACCCGCAAACGCATGATTTTAACAAAGGTTATTTGCAAGATTTGGCAAGCTTGTATGATGAAATTTGTAAAAATCCTTTGTTACAAGGTGTTACTTTTAGTGGTGGGGAGCCTTTTATGCAGGCAAAAAATTTAAGTATTCTAGCAAAATATATCAAGAATTTGGGGCTTGATATTACTATATATACTGGTTTTACTTATGAAGAATTACTTCAAAACAAGCAAACGAAAAAATTGCTTTTTTTAGCTGATATTTTGGTAGATGGAAAATTTATCCTAGAGCAAAAAGACTTATCTTTAAAATTTAAAGGTAGTGCTAATCAACGCATTATTGATATAGCAAAAAGCTTAGAGCAAGATAAAATAATACTTCTTGAAAAATAA